In the Leptotrichia sp. oral taxon 212 genome, one interval contains:
- a CDS encoding AraC family transcriptional regulator: MLSELDLQLQMDKHNELCSFDVEYLEEPVKPVIHNIPKLLFFIEGTGKIRIYNKEFDIVPNTLLIIFPWEIVEITQVEKPLAIMKISYNSVFNNLILNSLNRYKKSKNNIFSFIKKIPVVYFNKIEAKTIKNIFYEIKNEVGLESLSDFKPFFDIKKEDRAIKEEFDLSTVYITNKLTELIILIVKKNINEEKNSNIKEESEEENIVKYIYAHLNEKLTLNKLSVIFFMSESAISKYLEEVTGFMFNDLLRHMRISKALNLLVYTDLNIEEIAHLVGFVDGSHISKLCSKHLKMSPNKYREKYKDVYQIFSEKEQELVSEIISYIYENYMKELNIDEVTEKFNITDIKLNKILMSYSGKRFIEFLNALRIDKACEMLLTTDKSIIDISFELGFNTVKTFNNNFSKLKNMAPTDFRKTVKHNF, encoded by the coding sequence ATGCTAAGTGAACTGGACTTGCAACTTCAGATGGATAAGCACAATGAACTATGTTCTTTTGATGTTGAATATTTGGAAGAGCCTGTCAAACCGGTAATTCATAATATACCAAAATTGTTGTTTTTTATTGAAGGAACAGGAAAAATAAGGATCTATAATAAAGAATTTGATATAGTTCCTAATACCTTACTAATAATATTCCCTTGGGAAATTGTAGAGATTACTCAAGTGGAAAAACCTTTAGCCATAATGAAAATATCCTATAATTCGGTGTTTAACAACTTGATTTTAAACTCATTAAATAGATATAAGAAGAGTAAAAATAATATATTTTCTTTTATAAAAAAAATACCGGTTGTTTATTTTAATAAAATAGAAGCAAAAACAATAAAAAATATATTTTATGAAATAAAGAATGAAGTAGGCTTGGAATCATTATCGGATTTCAAGCCCTTTTTTGATATAAAAAAGGAAGACAGGGCTATTAAGGAAGAATTTGATTTGAGTACGGTCTATATAACAAACAAACTTACAGAGTTGATAATCCTTATTGTAAAGAAAAATATCAACGAAGAAAAGAACTCAAATATAAAAGAGGAATCAGAAGAAGAAAATATAGTTAAATATATTTATGCACATTTGAATGAAAAACTTACATTAAATAAACTTTCAGTTATATTTTTTATGAGTGAATCTGCGATATCTAAATATCTTGAAGAAGTAACTGGTTTCATGTTTAATGATCTGCTGAGGCATATGAGGATTTCAAAAGCATTAAATTTATTAGTCTATACAGATCTTAATATTGAAGAGATAGCTCATCTTGTTGGTTTTGTGGATGGATCGCATATTTCAAAATTATGCAGCAAACATCTGAAAATGTCCCCAAATAAATATAGGGAAAAATACAAGGATGTATATCAGATATTCAGTGAGAAGGAACAGGAACTTGTATCAGAAATAATAAGTTATATTTATGAAAATTATATGAAAGAACTGAATATTGATGAAGTTACAGAAAAGTTTAATATAACTGATATAAAGCTTAATAAGATACTGATGTCCTATTCGGGAAAAAGATTTATAGAATTTCTTAATGCATTGAGGATAGACAAAGCATGTGAAATGCTTCTGACAACTGATAAGAGCATTATAGATATTTCATTTGAACTGGGATTTAATACAGTAAAAACATTTAATAACAATTTTTCAAAACTAAAAAATATGGCACCTACAGACTTCAGAAAAACAGTAAAACATAATTTTTAA
- a CDS encoding YfcC family protein, whose protein sequence is MAKKKGIQLSAFSILFLIIIALALLTWVFPQVDNATLATVVMAPFNGFKEAIDVCIFILLLGGFLGVVTKTGALDAGVGALVKKLKGKETVLIVVLMILFSIGGTTYGMAEETVAFYVLICSTMVAAGFDTTVGVATIMLGAGVGVLGSTVNPFAVGVALDALKEKGIQYNSGTVILLGAILWITALIAAIFYVLKYAKKVKEEKGSTILSLQEQNDMKEHFGHANFDNIEFTGKTRITLTIFAITFIIMVISLIPWESFGITFFKGWTSYLTGTSLGEWYFAELAMWFLLSGILIGVVNGFKETEIIDSFMDGVKDILSVVLIIAVARGASVLMAATKFDAFILDSASKALNGLSPVIFAPASYLLFLVLSFLIPSTSGLASVAFPVLGPLTAALKYSPEVMVLIFSAASGIINLMTPTSGVVMGGLATARVQYTTWLKFVGKLLAIIFIMDVVILTVAMMVIR, encoded by the coding sequence ATGGCAAAGAAAAAAGGTATACAGTTGTCAGCTTTTTCAATATTGTTTCTTATAATAATTGCTTTAGCACTTTTAACATGGGTTTTTCCACAAGTTGATAATGCAACACTTGCTACAGTAGTAATGGCTCCATTTAATGGATTTAAAGAAGCAATAGATGTATGTATATTTATATTGTTACTTGGAGGTTTTTTAGGAGTTGTCACTAAAACAGGAGCATTGGATGCCGGTGTAGGAGCGCTTGTAAAAAAACTTAAAGGAAAAGAAACAGTTTTAATAGTTGTATTAATGATTTTATTTTCAATTGGTGGAACAACATACGGTATGGCTGAAGAAACAGTTGCATTTTATGTATTGATATGTTCTACAATGGTTGCAGCAGGATTTGACACTACTGTAGGAGTTGCCACTATAATGCTTGGTGCAGGAGTAGGGGTTCTTGGTTCTACGGTAAATCCATTTGCAGTAGGAGTTGCTCTTGATGCATTAAAAGAAAAAGGAATTCAGTATAATAGTGGAACTGTAATATTACTAGGAGCAATATTATGGATTACAGCTCTAATAGCTGCAATTTTCTATGTTTTAAAATATGCAAAAAAAGTAAAGGAAGAAAAAGGTTCAACTATTTTATCACTGCAGGAACAGAATGACATGAAAGAACATTTTGGACATGCAAATTTTGATAATATAGAATTCACAGGAAAAACTAGAATTACATTGACTATATTTGCAATAACATTTATTATAATGGTTATTTCATTAATTCCATGGGAAAGCTTTGGAATTACTTTCTTTAAAGGATGGACAAGTTATCTGACAGGAACATCTTTAGGAGAATGGTACTTTGCTGAACTTGCCATGTGGTTCCTATTGTCAGGTATTTTAATAGGAGTAGTTAATGGATTTAAGGAAACTGAAATTATCGATTCATTTATGGATGGAGTAAAGGATATATTAAGTGTTGTATTAATAATAGCAGTTGCAAGAGGTGCTTCTGTACTTATGGCGGCTACTAAATTTGATGCATTTATTCTTGATTCTGCTTCAAAAGCATTAAATGGACTTTCTCCAGTTATATTTGCACCGGCTTCTTATTTATTATTCCTTGTGCTGTCATTCTTAATTCCGTCAACATCAGGACTGGCTTCAGTTGCATTCCCTGTTTTGGGACCTCTAACAGCGGCATTAAAATACAGTCCGGAAGTTATGGTACTTATATTCAGTGCGGCTTCAGGAATTATAAACCTTATGACACCTACATCAGGAGTTGTAATGGGTGGACTTGCTACTGCAAGAGTGCAGTATACAACATGGCTTAAATTTGTAGGAAAACTGCTTGCTATAATATTTATAATGGATGTTGTAATATTGACTGTTGCAATGATGGTAATAAGATGA
- the arcC gene encoding carbamate kinase: MAKRIVVALGGNALGNTPEEQLKLVKNTAKSIVEMTKEGYEVIVGHGNGPQVGMINLAMDYAANGEVKTPYMPFAECGAMSQGYIGYHLQQAIREELQAQNIKKGVVTLVTQVVVDKNDPAFTNLTKPIGMFYSKEEADKIAAEKGFTFVEDAGRGYRRVVASPLPKKIVEIEEVETLVNNGTIVITVGGGGIPVVEENGHYKGVDAVIDKDKSSSKLAADLKADMLVILTAVDKVYINYNKPNQKELNTLSIEEVKKYIEEGHFAKGSMLPKIEACMEYVVNNPNGQAIITSLQNAGSALAGNTGTVIKG, encoded by the coding sequence ATGGCAAAAAGAATAGTAGTAGCACTTGGAGGGAATGCTTTAGGAAATACTCCTGAAGAGCAGTTAAAACTTGTAAAAAATACTGCAAAATCAATCGTTGAAATGACTAAAGAGGGATACGAAGTTATAGTTGGTCATGGAAATGGTCCTCAAGTGGGAATGATAAACTTAGCAATGGATTACGCCGCAAATGGAGAAGTTAAAACTCCTTACATGCCATTTGCAGAATGTGGCGCAATGAGTCAGGGATACATTGGATATCATCTTCAACAGGCAATAAGAGAAGAATTACAGGCTCAGAATATTAAAAAAGGTGTTGTTACGTTAGTAACTCAGGTTGTCGTTGATAAAAATGATCCTGCATTTACTAATTTGACAAAACCTATAGGTATGTTCTACAGTAAAGAAGAGGCAGATAAAATTGCTGCTGAAAAAGGCTTTACATTTGTAGAGGATGCAGGAAGAGGTTACAGAAGAGTCGTTGCTTCACCTTTACCTAAAAAAATAGTAGAAATTGAAGAAGTGGAAACACTTGTAAATAATGGAACTATAGTAATCACTGTTGGTGGTGGAGGAATTCCTGTAGTGGAAGAAAACGGACACTATAAAGGAGTAGATGCAGTTATTGACAAAGATAAATCAAGTTCTAAACTTGCAGCTGATCTGAAAGCAGACATGCTTGTTATATTAACTGCTGTTGATAAGGTGTATATTAACTATAATAAACCTAATCAGAAAGAATTAAATACCTTAAGTATAGAAGAAGTTAAAAAATATATTGAAGAAGGACATTTTGCTAAAGGAAGTATGCTACCAAAAATAGAAGCATGTATGGAATATGTAGTAAATAATCCTAATGGACAGGCTATAATTACTTCATTACAGAATGCCGGATCTGCATTGGCAGGAAACACAGGAACAGTTATAAAAGGCTAA
- the argF gene encoding ornithine carbamoyltransferase, protein MPKNLSGRHFLKLLDFSSSDIRYLLDLSKNFKELKLTGTPHKYLEGKNIVLLFEKTSTRTRCSFEVAGMDLGMGVTYLDPGSSQMGKKESIEDTARVLGRMYDGIEYRGFDQEIVQELADNAGVPVWNGLTNEFHPTQMLADLLTIEENFGHLKGINFVYMGDTRNNLGNSLLVACAKMGLNFTACGPADLKPTPELIAAAEAIAKETGSIIRFTEDVKEACTDADVIYTDIWVSMGEPDEIWEKRIKELKKFQVNKEAMSYAKDTAIFLHCLPSFHDLKTTIGAEINEKFGLPEMEVTDEVFESPQSKVFDQAENRMHTIKAVMYATLK, encoded by the coding sequence ATGCCAAAAAATTTAAGTGGAAGACACTTCTTGAAATTATTAGATTTCAGTAGTTCAGATATCAGATATCTGTTAGATTTATCAAAAAATTTCAAAGAATTAAAATTAACAGGAACTCCACACAAGTATTTAGAAGGAAAAAATATAGTGCTTTTATTTGAAAAAACTTCAACACGTACAAGATGTTCATTTGAAGTTGCAGGAATGGACTTAGGAATGGGCGTTACTTATCTTGATCCAGGAAGTTCACAAATGGGTAAAAAAGAGAGTATTGAAGATACTGCACGTGTTTTAGGAAGAATGTATGATGGAATTGAGTACAGAGGATTTGATCAGGAAATCGTTCAGGAACTGGCTGATAATGCAGGAGTACCTGTATGGAACGGATTAACTAATGAATTCCATCCAACTCAAATGTTGGCAGATTTATTAACAATTGAAGAAAATTTTGGACATTTAAAAGGAATTAACTTTGTATATATGGGAGATACAAGAAATAACTTAGGAAATTCTCTTTTAGTAGCATGTGCTAAAATGGGACTTAACTTTACTGCATGCGGTCCTGCTGACTTAAAACCAACTCCTGAATTAATAGCGGCTGCTGAAGCAATTGCTAAAGAAACTGGAAGTATAATCAGATTTACTGAAGATGTTAAAGAAGCATGTACAGATGCTGATGTTATTTATACTGACATATGGGTATCTATGGGAGAACCTGATGAAATCTGGGAAAAAAGAATTAAAGAACTGAAAAAATTCCAAGTAAATAAGGAAGCTATGAGCTATGCTAAGGATACAGCAATTTTCTTACATTGCTTACCTTCGTTCCACGATTTGAAAACAACAATCGGAGCAGAAATAAATGAAAAATTTGGATTACCTGAAATGGAAGTAACAGACGAAGTTTTTGAAAGCCCTCAATCAAAAGTTTTCGATCAAGCTGAAAATAGAATGCATACAATTAAAGCAGTAATGTATGCAACTTTAAAATAA
- the arcA gene encoding arginine deiminase produces the protein MAINVRSEIKPLKKVLLHRPGKELLNLTPDTLGRLLFDDIPFLKVAQQEHDAFAQILRDNGVEVVYLEDLAAETIGQCPDLRKKFIEQFIVEGGVYTEEYQKALFNFFDAIKDNKELILKTMEGVRYGELNVPSESLVTKINDDKDELILDPMPNLYFTRDPFASIGNGVSMNRMYSVTRNRETIYADYIFKYHNDYKGKVPYFYERDNKFHIEGGDILNLNDKVLAIGISQRTESAAIDKIAKNVFASADSTIETVLAFRIPSTRAFMHLDTVFTQIDYDKFTIHPNIMGPLEVYELTKNGDKIEIKLLTDTLKAILEKYLGVPDVKLIKCGGEDRIAAEREQWNDGSNTLCIAPGVIVVYERNDVSNALLREAGLKVLEMPSAELSRGRGGPRCMSMPLVRED, from the coding sequence ATGGCAATTAATGTCAGAAGTGAAATAAAACCTTTAAAAAAAGTTTTATTACACAGACCTGGAAAAGAGTTGTTGAATTTAACACCTGATACATTAGGTAGATTATTATTTGACGATATACCTTTTCTAAAAGTTGCACAGCAGGAACACGATGCTTTTGCACAAATTTTAAGGGATAATGGAGTGGAAGTTGTATATCTTGAAGATTTGGCAGCTGAAACAATAGGTCAGTGTCCTGATTTAAGAAAAAAGTTTATAGAACAGTTTATTGTTGAAGGTGGAGTTTACACTGAAGAATATCAGAAAGCTTTATTTAACTTCTTTGATGCAATCAAAGACAACAAGGAATTGATTTTAAAAACAATGGAAGGTGTAAGATACGGAGAATTAAATGTACCTTCAGAATCATTGGTCACTAAAATAAATGATGATAAGGATGAACTTATATTAGATCCTATGCCTAATTTATATTTCACAAGAGATCCATTTGCTTCAATCGGTAATGGAGTAAGTATGAACAGAATGTATTCTGTAACAAGAAACAGAGAAACTATCTATGCAGATTATATCTTTAAATATCATAATGACTACAAAGGAAAAGTTCCTTACTTTTATGAAAGAGATAATAAATTCCATATAGAAGGTGGAGATATACTTAATCTGAATGATAAAGTTCTTGCAATAGGAATTTCACAACGTACAGAATCTGCCGCAATAGATAAAATAGCTAAAAACGTCTTTGCTTCAGCTGACAGTACAATAGAAACTGTACTTGCATTTAGAATACCTTCAACAAGAGCATTTATGCACTTGGATACAGTATTCACTCAAATTGATTATGATAAGTTTACTATTCACCCAAATATTATGGGACCATTGGAAGTTTATGAACTGACTAAAAATGGAGATAAGATAGAGATTAAACTTTTAACAGATACATTAAAAGCAATACTTGAAAAATATCTTGGAGTACCGGATGTTAAGCTGATAAAATGTGGTGGAGAAGACAGAATCGCTGCTGAAAGAGAACAATGGAACGATGGATCAAATACATTATGTATAGCTCCTGGAGTTATTGTTGTTTATGAAAGAAATGATGTATCAAATGCACTTTTAAGAGAAGCAGGATTAAAAGTTCTTGAAATGCCAAGTGCCGAATTGTCGAGAGGACGTGGAGGCCCTAGATGTATGAGTATGCCTTTAGTTAGAGAAGATTAA
- a CDS encoding tetratricopeptide repeat protein, whose amino-acid sequence MKKKILFLLLIVALGTMTVSCFKKKEKDKEKPTTEQQINNTNGPINTDMFNAGNQPLGDPNIKNITPEEQQFLINNQIDPLKVSSAIDKAQQGDKEAILSLAQLYFNLKDNEKTKKYLQMGVDKNYPEAIYNMAVLLKEEGNEAEANKLMARLPKNAATTSRQLKPGAQAYNNGIDLIKAKKYNEAKIQFQNAYNQGLKEADIQIALLNKETKNYNEAVKWFKIALGRGVTAANFEIGAILYDTGRESEARPYLMKAYNSGNKAMAMPIALSYHKENNMKEALKWYKIAAKNGDKSAKETVAQIEGGNTKNSSKVNSILGDSSQRSLTDSTISNLKNNNSKGTNDTIFNPNMAKNEQTSVPNYNVNLDRPKNSGNSSNSAKQNTVTTTLGKVDNKSAKPSTAQAQQQKIDEKEQRRTEKALADAIRRASKRKDSKSKDTDNVNATPSDKNIEDVINKKAAEYK is encoded by the coding sequence ATGAAGAAAAAAATATTGTTTTTGCTATTAATAGTGGCATTGGGGACAATGACAGTGTCATGTTTTAAGAAAAAAGAAAAGGATAAAGAAAAGCCTACTACAGAACAGCAGATAAATAATACTAATGGACCAATAAATACAGACATGTTTAATGCGGGAAATCAGCCTTTAGGGGATCCAAATATAAAAAACATTACACCGGAAGAACAGCAGTTTTTAATTAACAATCAAATTGATCCTTTAAAAGTTTCTTCTGCCATTGATAAAGCTCAGCAGGGAGATAAGGAAGCCATTCTTTCGCTAGCACAGCTTTATTTCAATTTAAAAGATAATGAAAAAACAAAGAAATATTTGCAGATGGGAGTAGATAAAAACTATCCTGAAGCAATTTATAATATGGCTGTCTTATTAAAAGAAGAAGGGAATGAAGCTGAAGCTAACAAACTTATGGCAAGACTGCCTAAAAATGCGGCGACTACTTCAAGACAGTTAAAACCAGGAGCACAAGCATATAATAATGGTATTGATCTGATAAAAGCAAAAAAATATAATGAAGCAAAAATACAGTTTCAAAATGCTTATAATCAAGGGTTAAAGGAGGCAGATATACAGATTGCCCTTTTAAATAAGGAAACTAAAAATTATAATGAAGCTGTAAAATGGTTTAAAATTGCGCTTGGACGTGGAGTTACAGCTGCAAATTTTGAAATAGGAGCAATATTATATGATACAGGTAGGGAAAGTGAAGCAAGACCATACCTTATGAAAGCATATAATTCAGGAAATAAAGCTATGGCAATGCCTATTGCATTATCCTATCATAAAGAAAATAACATGAAGGAAGCTTTGAAATGGTATAAAATTGCAGCAAAAAATGGAGATAAGTCTGCTAAGGAAACAGTAGCTCAGATTGAAGGTGGAAATACAAAAAATAGCAGTAAAGTTAATTCAATTCTAGGGGATAGTTCTCAAAGGAGCCTTACAGATAGTACGATTTCCAACTTGAAAAATAATAATTCAAAAGGTACAAATGATACAATATTTAATCCTAATATGGCAAAAAATGAGCAGACATCTGTTCCAAACTATAATGTGAATTTAGATCGGCCTAAGAATTCAGGTAATTCTTCAAATTCTGCTAAACAAAATACTGTAACTACTACATTAGGTAAAGTTGATAATAAGTCAGCTAAGCCTTCAACAGCACAGGCACAACAACAGAAAATAGATGAAAAGGAACAGAGAAGAACTGAAAAAGCATTAGCAGATGCAATTAGAAGAGCTTCAAAGCGGAAAGATTCAAAGTCTAAAGATACAGATAATGTAAATGCAACACCATCAGATAAAAATATTGAAGATGTAATAAATAAAAAAGCTGCAGAATATAAATAA
- a CDS encoding phospholipase D family protein: MKQDIDVSRKNSIKKYLIAGTIAFTVSCSTIKTPPLGINYESPIRETENAEFHYDLTYLDKDGNIQYDRNLWDATYKVIDNAKDYLIVEMFLFNDLYNKDKEHFPEFAKEYTERLVKKQKENPNLKVYILADENNNFYGAFEHPFITSMKNAGINVIIVDIFKLKDTFPWYSPFWRTFIKPMGNPQNKGWITNFYGDMWPKLTIRNLLRALNVKADHKKVFLNEKEVVVSSANIHDPSYFHENIAIYTDGPIVKDVLHNLQLVAKFSDSEINVDGSDRRMENIMNSGSNDKTETDEKTLNSENQKENNVKQINNEENEQNVKEKTSINSEKNSITDTEGHTYKIQYLTEGAIGKHLDEDIDSLKVGDELLMGMYFLADKGVIDRLIRAANRGVKIRIIFDRSRDAFGMSTNGLPNKPVSKKLKKKTKGKIEIKWYFTNNEQYHTKITLMKKTDGNVIINAGSANLIKKNIRGYIMDANFRILTTQDSKISKDIYEYFDRLWENKDGLFTLNFDDEPTTGGFSDFMYKILDATQLGSF; this comes from the coding sequence ATGAAACAAGATATAGATGTAAGTAGAAAAAACAGCATAAAAAAATATTTAATTGCAGGAACTATAGCATTTACTGTATCATGTTCGACTATAAAAACACCACCTTTAGGAATAAATTATGAAAGTCCAATACGTGAAACAGAAAATGCTGAATTTCATTATGACCTTACTTATCTTGATAAAGACGGAAATATACAGTATGACAGAAATTTATGGGATGCTACCTATAAAGTAATAGATAATGCAAAAGATTATCTTATAGTAGAAATGTTTCTATTTAACGACCTTTATAATAAAGATAAGGAACATTTTCCTGAATTTGCAAAGGAATATACTGAAAGACTCGTAAAAAAACAGAAGGAAAATCCTAACTTGAAAGTATATATACTGGCAGATGAAAACAATAATTTTTATGGTGCATTTGAACATCCATTTATAACATCAATGAAAAATGCAGGAATAAATGTAATTATAGTGGATATTTTTAAGTTAAAGGATACGTTTCCATGGTATTCACCTTTTTGGAGAACATTCATAAAACCTATGGGAAATCCACAGAATAAAGGCTGGATAACAAATTTCTACGGAGATATGTGGCCTAAACTGACTATAAGAAATCTGTTAAGGGCGTTGAATGTAAAAGCCGATCATAAGAAAGTTTTTCTGAATGAAAAAGAAGTAGTGGTTTCCAGTGCAAACATACATGATCCCAGTTATTTTCATGAAAATATTGCAATATACACTGATGGTCCTATAGTGAAGGATGTACTTCATAATTTACAGCTGGTTGCAAAGTTTTCTGATTCAGAAATAAATGTAGATGGTTCTGACAGGAGAATGGAAAATATTATGAATTCCGGTTCAAATGATAAAACAGAAACTGATGAAAAAACATTAAATTCTGAAAATCAGAAAGAAAATAATGTAAAACAGATAAATAATGAAGAAAATGAGCAAAATGTAAAGGAAAAGACTTCTATTAATTCAGAAAAAAATAGTATAACAGATACAGAAGGACATACATATAAAATACAATATCTTACTGAAGGTGCTATTGGAAAGCATCTGGATGAAGATATTGATAGCCTGAAAGTAGGGGATGAACTGCTTATGGGAATGTATTTTCTGGCTGATAAAGGAGTAATAGACAGACTAATAAGGGCGGCAAATAGAGGAGTAAAAATAAGAATAATTTTTGACAGAAGCCGGGATGCCTTTGGAATGAGTACAAATGGTCTTCCTAATAAACCTGTTTCAAAAAAATTGAAAAAGAAAACAAAGGGAAAAATTGAAATAAAGTGGTACTTTACAAATAATGAACAATATCACACAAAGATTACTCTAATGAAAAAAACAGATGGTAATGTTATAATCAACGCAGGTTCTGCTAATTTAATAAAAAAGAACATTAGAGGATATATAATGGACGCAAATTTCAGAATATTGACAACTCAGGATTCAAAAATATCAAAGGATATTTATGAATATTTTGATAGACTATGGGAAAATAAAGATGGTCTGTTTACACTGAACTTTGATGATGAGCCAACAACAGGTGGATTTTCAGATTTTATGTATAAAATATTAGATGCTACACAGTTGGGTTCTTTTTAA
- a CDS encoding MATE family efflux transporter, translating into MDKSVKEVYKKVFTIGLPVSIENMIYSLMNFIDIFMVGKKDIVLGLGTSAVAGLGFANQVFMVFIVSLFGMNSGGGILAAQYYGSKDYKNLKKCLGITIVVGFLFSILFFLMGVFIPEKIIGIFTSDVKVLDLGSRYFRIIALVYPLIGIGYAFNMQLRAIGKTKYSLYSTIIGLCINLIGNYFLINGNFGFPAMGVEGAAVATIIARIISIFYLIYIIYKYKLPMAGTFSELFKLSWNFIVKTLKISLPVFGHEIMWVIGVSLYVVIYGRMGTEATAAIQVVKSISNLVFTLIFGLSSGTAAIIGQEIGAGNEENAYRYAVELLKISLVAGVIVALFVYAVSPLVLILMKVDRAIYPLARQIVFSEGILIVIKTAGTLFIVGILRAGGDTLWTMFADLIPLWTFAIPLTYFAGLKLGLPVALVYLCSGSDEILKMPFCMRRLKSRKWINNFVKTS; encoded by the coding sequence ATGGACAAATCAGTTAAAGAAGTATATAAGAAGGTCTTTACAATAGGACTGCCTGTATCAATTGAAAATATGATATACAGTCTTATGAATTTTATAGATATATTTATGGTTGGAAAAAAAGATATTGTGTTAGGTCTTGGAACATCTGCAGTTGCTGGACTGGGTTTTGCAAATCAGGTATTTATGGTTTTTATAGTTTCACTTTTTGGAATGAACAGTGGTGGCGGAATACTTGCCGCCCAGTATTACGGAAGCAAAGATTATAAAAATCTGAAAAAATGTCTTGGAATAACTATTGTAGTGGGATTTTTGTTTTCAATTTTATTTTTCTTGATGGGAGTATTTATTCCTGAAAAAATTATAGGGATTTTTACTTCAGATGTAAAAGTATTAGATTTAGGGTCAAGATATTTTAGAATAATAGCCCTTGTCTACCCTCTGATAGGGATTGGATATGCTTTCAATATGCAGTTACGTGCTATCGGAAAAACAAAATATTCCCTATATTCTACGATTATAGGATTATGTATAAATCTGATTGGAAATTATTTTCTTATTAATGGAAATTTCGGTTTTCCTGCAATGGGAGTTGAAGGAGCAGCTGTTGCAACGATAATAGCCAGAATAATAAGTATATTTTATCTGATATACATAATATATAAGTATAAGCTTCCTATGGCAGGAACTTTTTCTGAATTGTTTAAACTATCATGGAACTTTATAGTTAAAACATTGAAAATATCACTTCCTGTATTTGGACATGAAATAATGTGGGTAATAGGTGTAAGTTTGTATGTTGTAATTTACGGAAGAATGGGTACAGAAGCAACTGCGGCGATACAGGTTGTAAAATCCATAAGTAACCTTGTGTTCACGCTGATATTTGGGTTATCAAGCGGTACTGCAGCTATAATAGGACAGGAAATAGGAGCAGGAAACGAAGAAAATGCTTACAGATATGCCGTGGAACTATTGAAAATATCATTAGTTGCAGGAGTTATAGTAGCATTGTTTGTTTATGCAGTAAGTCCTCTTGTCTTAATTCTTATGAAAGTGGACAGGGCGATTTATCCGCTTGCTCGACAGATAGTATTTTCAGAAGGAATTCTGATAGTCATAAAAACTGCCGGAACATTGTTTATAGTTGGAATTTTAAGAGCCGGAGGAGATACACTGTGGACTATGTTTGCTGATTTGATTCCTTTATGGACATTTGCTATTCCTCTTACATATTTTGCAGGTCTTAAACTCGGACTGCCGGTGGCACTTGTATATTTATGTTCCGGAAGTGATGAAATTTTGAAAATGCCCTTCTGTATGCGGAGATTGAAAAGCAGAAAATGGATAAATAATTTTGTAAAAACTTCTTAG